The following nucleotide sequence is from Acidimicrobiia bacterium.
GCGTGCTTCTTGAGTTCAGCTTCGTGCTGGTCGACCTGTTCGGGGGTCGGAGAACTGTCGTCGTTGCCGAATAAGCCGAGGAGTGGACACTCAAGATCTTTGGTGTAGTCGACCGGCGCAACGGGCCGCTTGTCGTTCAGATCATCCGGACCCATCACGACCCCTCCGCCCCACAGATCGGCAACGGCGTCGAATCCGTCCTCGATCAGGCTGGCAGCCAGGACCGCATGGCGGCCACCAGAGCAGGTACCGATCACACCAACCTTCCCATTGGCATACGGTTGCGACCGCAGGAAGGCCAGTGCCCCGGCGACATCACCGACCACTTGATCATCGGCGACCCCTCCCTCTGATCGTACCCGGGCGGCGACGTCCTCGGGAGTCCCATGCCCGGCGCGACAGTACAGGTCTGGCGACACGACCGCGAACCCGTGGTCGGCGAACTTGCGAGCCATCTCGCGATACCACTCATCCCATCCAGGCAGATGATGCACTAGCACAATGCCGG
It contains:
- a CDS encoding dienelactone hydrolase family protein, coding for MYQTDQYMGTVAETMTIGGHGGDLIHAYLARPLGPGPFPGIVLVHHLPGWDEWYREMARKFADHGFAVVSPDLYCRAGHGTPEDVAARVRSEGGVADDQVVGDVAGALAFLRSQPYANGKVGVIGTCSGGRHAVLAASLIEDGFDAVADLWGGGVVMGPDDLNDKRPVAPVDYTKDLECPLLGLFGNDDSSPTPEQVDQHEAELKKHAKQYVFHRYDGAGHGFFYHNRPSAYRAEQALDGWQKVFEFFESHLG